One genomic segment of Mycolicibacterium chubuense NBB4 includes these proteins:
- a CDS encoding NAD-dependent epimerase/dehydratase family protein: MSGTKLVIGASGFLGSHVARQLVARGDDVRVMIRTTSSTRGIDGLSVDTHYGDVFDTAALRTAMQGCDVVYYCVVDARPWLRDPRPMWRTNVDGLRNVLAVAAELPLHRFVFTSSIGTIGRAKHGLADENTDHDWLDAGGDYIRSRVAAEKMVMRACVERGLPAVAMCVANTYGPGDWLPTPHGGMLAAAVRGKLPFFIHGYDAEVVGIEDAADALVLAGERGRVGERYIVSERFMSTRDVHRIGCAAVGVEPPKFGVPVGALSAAARVAGGVAHLRGKDTMLTPLNVRLMHIMTPLDHSKAVRELGWQPRPAPESIVAAARFFREAPRRSPAAEVSR; the protein is encoded by the coding sequence ATGTCGGGAACCAAGCTGGTCATCGGCGCCAGCGGCTTCCTCGGTTCGCATGTCGCCCGGCAGCTGGTCGCGCGGGGCGACGATGTGCGCGTGATGATCCGCACCACCAGCTCGACGCGGGGTATCGACGGATTGTCCGTCGACACCCACTACGGGGACGTCTTCGATACCGCGGCGCTGCGTACGGCGATGCAGGGGTGCGACGTCGTCTACTACTGCGTGGTCGACGCGCGCCCCTGGTTGCGCGATCCTCGACCGATGTGGCGCACCAACGTCGACGGTCTGCGCAACGTGCTCGCCGTCGCCGCCGAACTGCCGTTGCACCGCTTCGTGTTCACCAGTTCGATCGGCACCATCGGTCGGGCGAAGCACGGCCTCGCCGACGAGAACACCGACCACGACTGGCTCGATGCGGGCGGTGACTACATCCGGTCACGCGTCGCCGCCGAGAAAATGGTGATGCGCGCCTGCGTCGAGCGCGGACTGCCCGCCGTGGCGATGTGCGTGGCCAACACCTACGGTCCCGGCGACTGGCTCCCCACCCCGCACGGCGGGATGCTCGCCGCCGCGGTGCGTGGCAAGCTGCCCTTCTTCATCCACGGCTATGACGCGGAGGTGGTCGGCATCGAGGATGCGGCGGACGCGCTCGTCCTCGCGGGGGAACGGGGACGGGTCGGGGAGCGCTACATCGTCTCCGAGCGGTTCATGAGTACGCGCGACGTCCATCGAATCGGTTGCGCCGCAGTCGGAGTCGAACCACCGAAGTTCGGGGTACCGGTCGGGGCGCTGTCGGCCGCTGCTCGTGTCGCCGGCGGAGTCGCGCACCTGAGAGGCAAGGACACGATGCTCACCCCGCTCAACGTGCGGCTGATGCACATCATGACGCCACTGGATCACTCCAAGGCCGTACGTGAGCTGGGGTGGCAGCCACGGCCCGCGCCGGAGTCGATCGTGGCGGCCGCCCGGTTCTTCCGCGAAGCGCCGCGCAGGTCCCCGGCGGCCGAGGTGTCGCGATGA
- a CDS encoding TetR/AcrR family transcriptional regulator, whose amino-acid sequence MATDVAAPRRRSEKSRAAIMRATRELLLERGFDKLSIEAVAARAGVGKQTIYRWWPSRHALVADVTLEYADRILRPVERTADVTADICEWAVGLARALTTARGNAMLRILTTAGMEHPDTAARLRAGFSTPLNETVRNRLLAAGHRPAVARDAADAVVGGIVYAILTEGRSFECSRAESITRTVIDGLGLG is encoded by the coding sequence ATGGCCACCGACGTCGCCGCCCCGCGCCGGCGCAGCGAGAAATCGCGCGCGGCCATCATGCGGGCGACGCGGGAACTGCTGCTGGAGCGTGGTTTCGACAAGTTGAGCATCGAAGCGGTGGCGGCCCGGGCCGGCGTGGGCAAGCAGACGATCTATCGCTGGTGGCCGTCTCGGCACGCGCTGGTCGCCGACGTCACCCTCGAGTACGCCGACAGGATCCTGCGCCCCGTCGAGCGCACCGCCGACGTCACCGCTGACATCTGCGAGTGGGCTGTCGGGCTCGCCCGCGCGCTGACGACCGCACGCGGCAACGCGATGCTGCGCATCCTCACCACCGCCGGGATGGAGCACCCCGACACCGCGGCCCGGCTTCGCGCCGGCTTCAGCACGCCGCTGAACGAGACCGTCCGGAACCGATTGCTGGCAGCCGGCCACCGCCCGGCCGTGGCCCGTGACGCGGCGGACGCGGTCGTCGGTGGCATCGTGTACGCGATCCTGACCGAGGGCCGGTCCTTCGAGTGCAGCCGCGCCGAGTCCATCACCCGCACCGTGATCGACGGCCTCGGCCTGGGCTGA
- a CDS encoding SRPBCC family protein, translating to MTRISRSRAIRAEPSAVWGVLADFGALSDWADGVDHSCLLRRSEDGPHVGIARRIQSGRTTFIETITDYRPPTLLGYDIAGVPRDLAVANRWNVQPAAAGTTTVTLTSTVHLTPHPLRLISERVFARLLAKRSDALLDSLTRRCEECHDA from the coding sequence ATGACCCGAATCAGTCGCTCACGCGCCATCCGCGCCGAACCGAGCGCCGTCTGGGGCGTGCTGGCGGATTTCGGCGCACTGTCCGACTGGGCCGACGGTGTCGACCACTCGTGTCTGCTGCGCCGTAGTGAGGACGGCCCGCACGTCGGGATCGCGCGGCGGATCCAGTCCGGACGCACCACCTTCATCGAGACGATCACCGACTACCGTCCGCCGACACTTCTCGGCTACGACATCGCCGGGGTGCCGCGTGATCTCGCGGTTGCGAACCGGTGGAATGTGCAGCCGGCCGCAGCTGGAACGACTACGGTGACACTGACCAGCACGGTTCATCTGACGCCACATCCGTTGCGCCTCATCAGCGAAAGGGTGTTCGCACGACTACTGGCCAAGCGCTCCGATGCTCTGCTGGACTCGCTGACACGCCGATGTGAGGAATGCCATGACGCCTGA
- a CDS encoding sulfatase-like hydrolase/transferase — protein sequence MTPDRPDVVIIMTDEERAIPPYESAELQAWRREKLGGRTWFDEHGVSFARHYTGSLACVPSRPTIFTGHYPDLHGVTQTDGIGKTHDDSRLRWLRRGEVPTLGNWFRAAGYDTHYDGKWHISHADLIDSVTGESLDTNDDDGVVDPAAVRRYLDADPLAPYGFSGWVGPEPHGAKLSNAGIRRDPLIADRVVAWLEDRYARRRSGDEQALRPFLLVASFVNPHDIVLFPAWARRSPLHPSPFDPPPVPPAPTADEDLSTKPAAQIAFREAYYPGYGPARFIERTYRRNAQRYRDLYYRLHAEVDGPIERVRRAVTEGGSGDGPDDTVLVRTADHGDLLGAHGGLHQKWFNLYDEATRVPFVIARVGRRRTPARTVEAPTSHVDLVPTLLSAAGVDVDATASALAASFSEVHPLPGRDLMPVVDGGAADDDRAVYLMTRDNVLEGDTGASGLARALRMAVNPPAPLRIRIPAHTAANFEGLVVRVDDSAAPGGAGHLWKLVRSFDDPATWTEPGVRHLAADGMGGPMYRSDPLDDQWELYDLTDDPVEARNRWTDPTLHEVRAHLRSRLKHQRAESVPERNEPWPYARRQPPRPARWSPVAAVRQLLE from the coding sequence ATGACGCCTGACCGGCCCGACGTCGTCATCATCATGACGGACGAGGAACGCGCGATCCCGCCCTACGAAAGCGCGGAGTTGCAGGCATGGCGCCGGGAGAAGCTGGGTGGCAGAACGTGGTTCGACGAGCACGGGGTCAGCTTCGCCCGGCACTACACCGGCTCGCTGGCGTGCGTGCCGAGCCGGCCGACGATCTTCACCGGCCACTACCCCGATCTGCACGGGGTGACTCAGACCGACGGCATAGGCAAAACCCACGACGATTCACGGCTGCGGTGGCTGCGCCGCGGGGAGGTGCCCACGCTCGGCAACTGGTTCCGCGCCGCAGGCTACGACACGCACTACGACGGCAAGTGGCACATCTCGCATGCCGACCTCATCGATTCGGTCACCGGAGAGTCACTGGACACCAACGACGACGACGGAGTCGTCGACCCGGCCGCCGTCCGTCGGTATCTGGACGCCGATCCGCTTGCGCCGTACGGCTTCTCGGGCTGGGTGGGTCCCGAACCGCATGGCGCCAAACTCTCCAACGCCGGCATCCGGCGCGACCCGCTGATCGCCGACCGCGTGGTCGCATGGCTCGAGGACCGCTACGCACGCCGTCGTAGCGGCGACGAGCAGGCCCTGCGCCCGTTCCTGCTGGTCGCGAGCTTCGTCAACCCGCACGACATCGTCCTGTTTCCGGCGTGGGCTCGCCGCAGTCCGCTGCACCCCTCCCCGTTCGATCCTCCCCCGGTACCGCCGGCGCCGACCGCCGACGAGGATCTGTCCACCAAGCCGGCCGCGCAGATCGCGTTCCGCGAGGCCTACTACCCCGGTTACGGCCCGGCCCGGTTCATCGAGCGGACGTACCGCCGCAACGCGCAGCGCTACCGCGATCTCTACTACCGGTTGCATGCCGAAGTGGACGGCCCGATCGAGCGGGTACGGCGCGCGGTCACCGAAGGCGGATCAGGTGACGGCCCCGACGACACGGTGCTGGTGCGCACGGCCGACCACGGCGACCTTCTCGGCGCCCACGGTGGGCTGCACCAGAAGTGGTTCAACCTCTACGACGAGGCGACCCGGGTGCCGTTCGTCATCGCCAGGGTCGGACGCCGCCGGACACCAGCCCGCACCGTCGAGGCGCCCACGTCCCACGTGGACCTGGTGCCCACGCTGCTGTCGGCGGCCGGCGTCGATGTCGACGCCACGGCGTCGGCGCTCGCCGCGTCGTTCTCGGAGGTGCACCCGCTGCCGGGGCGCGACCTGATGCCGGTGGTCGACGGCGGGGCGGCCGATGACGACCGGGCCGTCTATCTGATGACCCGCGACAACGTGCTCGAGGGCGATACGGGCGCCTCCGGGCTCGCGCGCGCTCTGCGAATGGCAGTGAATCCGCCTGCGCCGCTGCGAATCAGGATTCCCGCCCACACGGCGGCGAACTTCGAGGGGCTCGTCGTACGGGTCGACGACTCCGCCGCGCCGGGCGGCGCCGGCCATCTCTGGAAACTGGTGCGCTCGTTCGACGACCCGGCGACGTGGACCGAGCCGGGTGTGCGCCATCTGGCCGCCGACGGGATGGGCGGGCCGATGTACCGCAGTGATCCGCTCGACGACCAGTGGGAGCTCTACGACCTCACCGACGACCCGGTCGAGGCCCGCAACCGGTGGACCGACCCCACCCTGCACGAGGTGCGTGCCCACCTGCGGTCACGACTCAAACACCAACGCGCGGAATCCGTTCCGGAACGCAACGAGCCGTGGCCGTACGCGCGACGACAGCCCCCGCGCCCGGCGCGGTGGTCACCCGTCGCCGCAGTGCGTCAACTCCTCGAGTGA
- a CDS encoding amidohydrolase family protein, with protein sequence MQTDDLILVSIDDHVVEPPDMFPRHVPAKYREEAPIVVTDDKGVDQWMYQGRPQGVSGLNAVVSWPAEEWGRDPAGFAEMRPGVYDVHERVRDMNRNGILASMCFPTFTGFSARHLNMHREEVTLVMVSAYNDWHIDEWAGSYPDRFIPIAILPTWNPDAMCAEIRRVAAKGCRAVTMPELPHLEGLPSYHDDEYWGPVFRTLSEENVVMCLHIGTGFGAISMAPNAPIDNLIILATQVSAMCAQDLLWGPAMRNYPDLRFAFSEGGIGWIPFYLDRSDRHYTNQKWLRRDFGDKLPSDVFREHSLACYVTDKTSLKLRHEIGIDIIAWECDYPHSDCFWPDAPEQVLAELNAAGADDSDINKITWENSCRFFGWDPFARTAKADATVGALRAKGADVDVSIRPRAEWARLYQEKQLTRA encoded by the coding sequence ATGCAGACCGACGACCTGATCCTGGTGAGCATCGACGACCACGTGGTGGAACCGCCGGACATGTTCCCGCGGCACGTCCCGGCCAAGTACCGGGAGGAGGCGCCGATCGTCGTCACCGACGACAAGGGCGTCGACCAGTGGATGTACCAGGGCAGGCCGCAGGGCGTGAGCGGCCTCAACGCGGTGGTGTCCTGGCCGGCCGAGGAATGGGGTCGCGATCCCGCGGGTTTCGCCGAGATGCGCCCGGGCGTCTACGACGTCCACGAGCGGGTTCGTGACATGAACCGCAACGGCATTCTCGCGTCGATGTGCTTCCCGACCTTCACCGGGTTCTCCGCGCGCCATCTGAACATGCACCGCGAAGAAGTCACGCTGGTGATGGTGTCGGCCTACAACGACTGGCATATCGACGAATGGGCCGGGTCCTACCCGGACCGCTTCATCCCGATCGCGATCCTGCCGACGTGGAACCCCGACGCGATGTGCGCCGAGATCCGCCGGGTCGCGGCCAAGGGCTGTCGCGCGGTGACGATGCCGGAACTGCCGCATCTGGAAGGACTCCCGAGCTACCACGACGACGAGTACTGGGGTCCGGTGTTCCGCACGCTCTCGGAGGAGAACGTGGTGATGTGCCTGCACATCGGCACGGGCTTCGGTGCGATCAGCATGGCGCCCAACGCGCCCATCGACAACCTGATCATCCTCGCCACCCAGGTGTCGGCGATGTGCGCCCAGGACCTGCTCTGGGGACCGGCGATGCGTAACTACCCGGACCTGAGGTTCGCGTTCTCCGAAGGCGGGATCGGGTGGATTCCCTTCTATCTCGACCGCAGCGACCGGCACTACACCAATCAGAAGTGGCTGCGCCGCGACTTCGGCGACAAGCTGCCCAGCGACGTGTTCCGCGAGCACTCACTGGCCTGCTATGTCACCGACAAGACGTCGTTGAAGCTGCGTCACGAGATCGGCATCGACATCATCGCGTGGGAATGCGACTACCCTCACTCGGACTGCTTCTGGCCCGACGCCCCGGAGCAGGTGCTGGCCGAACTGAACGCCGCGGGCGCCGACGACTCCGACATCAACAAGATCACCTGGGAGAACTCCTGCCGGTTCTTCGGCTGGGATCCGTTCGCGCGCACTGCGAAAGCCGATGCGACGGTCGGCGCGTTGCGGGCCAAGGGAGCCGACGTCGACGTCTCGATCCGGCCGCGCGCCGAGTGGGCGCGGCTGTATCAGGAGAAGCAGCTGACGCGCGCGTGA
- a CDS encoding AraC family transcriptional regulator: MTVSASSDRVLSESAKSGAPARRVIELRRGGRALGGSYLYEGDGLITGWHSHEVHQIEYALHGVVEVETDSAHYLLPPQQAAWIPAGLEHQAVMNPDVKTVAVMFDRALIADGGDRARILAVSPLIREMMIYALRWPIDRRLGAGEDDSVSEGFFRTLAALVAEALDHEAPLSLPTSDHPIVTAAMAYTKAHLDTATCEDVSRAVSVSERTLRRMFAESLGMPWRTYLLHARMLRAMALLAAPTQSVQETATAVGFDSVSSFARAFTQFCGETPSAYRKRVAGEAG, encoded by the coding sequence GTGACCGTCTCTGCGTCATCGGACAGAGTCTTATCCGAATCGGCCAAATCGGGTGCACCCGCCCGCCGCGTCATCGAGCTGCGCCGCGGCGGGCGCGCGCTGGGCGGCAGCTACCTTTACGAAGGCGACGGACTGATCACCGGCTGGCACTCGCACGAGGTCCACCAGATCGAGTACGCGCTGCACGGCGTCGTCGAGGTCGAGACCGATTCGGCGCACTACCTGTTGCCGCCTCAGCAGGCGGCGTGGATTCCGGCGGGGCTCGAGCACCAGGCCGTGATGAATCCGGACGTCAAAACGGTCGCGGTCATGTTCGACCGCGCGCTGATCGCCGACGGCGGCGACCGGGCACGGATCCTGGCGGTGTCGCCGCTGATCCGGGAGATGATGATCTACGCGCTGCGCTGGCCGATCGACCGCAGGCTCGGCGCCGGTGAGGACGACAGCGTGTCCGAGGGCTTCTTCCGCACTCTGGCGGCGCTGGTGGCCGAGGCGCTGGACCACGAGGCGCCGCTGAGCCTGCCGACGTCGGACCATCCGATCGTGACCGCGGCGATGGCCTACACGAAGGCCCATCTCGACACCGCGACCTGTGAAGACGTCAGCCGCGCGGTGTCGGTGTCCGAGCGGACACTTCGCCGCATGTTCGCAGAGTCGCTGGGGATGCCATGGCGCACTTACCTTCTGCACGCCCGGATGTTGCGTGCCATGGCGCTGCTGGCCGCGCCGACCCAGTCCGTGCAGGAGACCGCCACCGCGGTCGGCTTCGACAGCGTCAGCTCCTTCGCCCGAGCCTTCACGCAGTTCTGCGGAGAGACACCGTCGGCATACCGCAAAAGGGTTGCCGGCGAAGCGGGTTGA